One stretch of Natronobacterium gregoryi SP2 DNA includes these proteins:
- the artA gene encoding archaeosortase A, with protein MSSAPFAVGVDSVVFLESADVIPHVPAIVGGIGLTDVLAWVSIGAFFAAFLLHWQSGPDAARRIGAVAWLLFGVFWLTMVPYYYYDVQSPLQTVLALAALPLCAYTGYLLFAGRQSLLLLTKAVGIMGLIYLPAETIPFVRAWLIETTAAQTHYGMELLGHSPGLSEGVNGYESRFDFDPNETVTGRTTYIVMACTGLGSMAIFGGLIASVTAPLKRKAAAFALSIGVIWALNLTRNVFIGLASPWGWFQQDWIVSFMTTYLGAEADRVSYLVAHNYVSQSLSVVALIGITYLVVRILPEVLAPLEEVLYVLSGNEYDLFEALGKDEYRPDKHNTGTAAD; from the coding sequence ATGTCGTCCGCCCCCTTTGCGGTCGGAGTCGACTCGGTCGTCTTTTTAGAGTCCGCCGATGTGATTCCACACGTCCCCGCGATAGTCGGCGGTATCGGGCTCACGGACGTTCTTGCCTGGGTCTCGATCGGTGCTTTCTTTGCCGCTTTCCTCTTGCACTGGCAGAGCGGACCGGACGCTGCCCGCCGCATCGGAGCCGTCGCATGGCTGCTCTTTGGGGTCTTCTGGCTCACGATGGTGCCGTACTACTACTACGACGTACAGAGCCCGCTACAGACCGTGTTGGCGCTGGCTGCCCTCCCGCTCTGTGCTTACACCGGATACCTCCTTTTTGCCGGTCGCCAGTCGCTACTCTTGCTCACGAAAGCTGTCGGGATCATGGGCCTGATTTACCTGCCTGCCGAGACGATTCCATTCGTCCGAGCGTGGCTGATCGAGACGACCGCCGCCCAGACTCACTACGGGATGGAACTGCTGGGGCACAGCCCCGGGCTCAGCGAGGGGGTAAACGGGTACGAGAGTCGCTTCGACTTCGATCCCAACGAGACAGTCACCGGGCGGACGACCTACATCGTCATGGCCTGTACGGGGCTCGGGAGCATGGCCATCTTCGGTGGCTTGATCGCGTCCGTTACGGCCCCGTTGAAGCGCAAGGCCGCTGCCTTCGCGCTCTCGATCGGCGTCATCTGGGCACTCAATCTCACACGCAACGTCTTCATCGGCCTGGCCTCTCCGTGGGGCTGGTTCCAGCAGGACTGGATCGTCTCGTTCATGACGACCTATCTGGGTGCCGAGGCCGACCGAGTCTCTTACCTCGTCGCACACAACTACGTCTCACAATCGCTGTCGGTCGTCGCGCTGATCGGCATTACCTATCTCGTCGTCAGAATCCTCCCGGAGGTACTCGCACCGCTCGAGGAGGTGCTGTACGTTCTTTCGGGCAACGAGTACGACCTCTTCGAGGCACTCGGCAAAGACGAGTACCGGCCCGACAAACACAATACTGGCACCGCTGCCGACTGA
- a CDS encoding DUF7124 domain-containing protein translates to MNGDSDMTLAFELEALKQLASPESVFEDARGWTEYIGVVSEKPTYVVTNFTRKNRVRQDFFSGPRGKRESLEGVKDQFDTDRHVFVGVDDEDEQLAEKVDWEYLDLEEAADAADWIVATQAGQDGDDAEGVRDDWP, encoded by the coding sequence ATGAACGGCGACAGTGACATGACTCTAGCGTTCGAGCTCGAGGCGTTGAAACAGCTTGCCTCGCCGGAGAGCGTCTTCGAGGACGCCAGAGGATGGACCGAGTACATCGGCGTCGTCTCCGAAAAACCGACATACGTCGTGACGAACTTCACGCGAAAGAACCGCGTCCGCCAAGATTTCTTCTCCGGTCCCCGCGGCAAGCGCGAGAGTCTCGAAGGCGTCAAAGACCAGTTCGACACGGACCGCCACGTCTTCGTCGGTGTCGACGACGAGGACGAACAACTCGCCGAAAAAGTCGACTGGGAGTACCTCGACCTCGAGGAGGCAGCAGATGCGGCCGACTGGATCGTCGCGACCCAGGCGGGCCAGGACGGGGACGACGCCGAAGGGGTCCGAGACGACTGGCCGTAG
- a CDS encoding phosphorylase family protein: MSEPEPSVPEPRRLEDGEIVAPAALVVPAVAEPPLEERRPWLEDHDIVDAITVPGCYTPLYLTDEGVAITTTGIGKSDAATTVTALLATPSIDLSSAYVLSTGIAGAPPDQAALGSVVVADAVVDWDRKHRWGRSDSSGDSAIDLLSYRPREYAHRLEADLVESALDAAQAVSLLENDDARAYQDRYPDAVDAETTVRTGTTVCGDEFWHGSRHAREVEWLCEQYGVAPYVTTQMEDAATATALARFGVLERYLSVRAVANYDRPAPGESVEESFDGTGESLELAIENAAIVGSAVVSVLLETDPLGVRA; encoded by the coding sequence ATGAGCGAGCCCGAGCCTTCCGTGCCGGAGCCACGGCGACTCGAGGATGGGGAGATCGTCGCGCCGGCCGCGTTAGTGGTGCCGGCCGTAGCCGAACCGCCACTCGAGGAGCGCCGTCCGTGGCTCGAAGATCACGATATCGTCGACGCGATCACCGTTCCGGGCTGTTACACGCCGCTCTACCTGACGGACGAGGGGGTCGCGATTACGACGACCGGGATCGGCAAGAGCGACGCGGCGACGACGGTGACTGCGTTGCTGGCGACGCCCTCGATCGACCTCTCCTCGGCGTACGTCCTCTCGACGGGGATCGCAGGTGCACCGCCGGACCAGGCCGCGCTCGGCTCGGTCGTGGTCGCCGACGCCGTCGTCGACTGGGACCGCAAGCATCGCTGGGGTCGGTCGGACTCGAGCGGCGATTCCGCCATCGATCTGCTCTCGTATCGGCCACGCGAGTACGCCCACCGTCTCGAGGCAGACCTCGTCGAGTCGGCCCTAGACGCTGCACAGGCAGTCTCGCTTCTCGAGAACGACGACGCACGTGCCTACCAGGACCGGTATCCCGACGCAGTCGATGCCGAGACGACCGTTCGAACGGGGACGACCGTCTGTGGCGACGAGTTCTGGCACGGCTCGCGGCATGCACGCGAAGTAGAGTGGCTCTGTGAGCAGTACGGCGTCGCCCCGTACGTCACGACACAGATGGAAGACGCCGCCACGGCGACCGCACTGGCTCGGTTCGGCGTACTCGAGCGGTACCTGTCGGTTCGAGCGGTTGCGAACTACGACCGACCCGCACCGGGTGAGTCCGTCGAGGAGAGTTTCGACGGGACCGGAGAGAGTCTCGAGTTGGCGATCGAAAATGCAGCGATCGTCGGTTCAGCAGTCGTCTCGGTACTTCTCGAGACAGATCCGCTCGGCGTTCGGGCGTAG
- a CDS encoding SprT family zinc-dependent metalloprotease, whose amino-acid sequence MSDGDAPTLADESVARARIHAREVANGDGDYHLPVDLGRLEWTVSARARRRAGACRWNASCEVATIVLSRRAYEQYDWPAFAAVVRHELVHAWEFQQFGESGHGKRFHKQAAELDAPRHCQAFAEPRYRLRCLEVDCDWEAKRHRASKPVKAPDQYRCGACGGRYEAEHVSSGRTWSTASGYGGTKATLGDGW is encoded by the coding sequence GTGAGCGACGGCGACGCGCCGACACTTGCCGACGAGAGCGTCGCCCGTGCACGAATCCACGCTCGAGAAGTCGCGAACGGCGACGGCGACTACCACCTTCCGGTCGACCTCGGGCGTCTCGAGTGGACCGTCTCCGCGCGGGCACGGCGGCGGGCAGGTGCGTGTCGGTGGAACGCGAGTTGCGAGGTGGCGACGATCGTGCTCAGCCGGCGAGCATACGAGCAGTACGACTGGCCGGCATTCGCCGCCGTCGTCCGACACGAACTCGTCCACGCCTGGGAGTTCCAGCAGTTCGGCGAGTCGGGCCACGGAAAACGGTTTCACAAACAGGCAGCCGAACTCGACGCCCCCCGCCACTGCCAGGCGTTTGCCGAACCCCGGTACCGCCTCCGGTGTCTCGAGGTGGACTGTGACTGGGAAGCGAAGCGCCACCGCGCCTCGAAACCGGTGAAGGCACCCGACCAGTACCGGTGTGGTGCCTGTGGCGGCCGGTACGAAGCCGAACACGTCTCGAGTGGACGAACGTGGTCGACCGCGAGCGGCTACGGCGGGACGAAAGCGACACTCGGCGACGGGTGGTAG
- a CDS encoding IS1595 family transposase produces the protein MIPLDVFGSESVAADLLEQVRWRNGVTCPRCRSDLTVKNGSYGHFQRYLCKNCDRTFNDKTGTIFAHSKVALRKWLFSIYAFLRFNTSLRQLQIEIDVQYKTIYQRVERFTKALDAPSLDLVGPVEIDEVYVSAGLKGRERDQESRSRGLSTRGRGTYEQDKPPVFTIVDRGTGDRYVIPAKSADESTIRLLLENRQKEPLTVYTDGFRAYDPLAEDDAFDREYVVHGDGEYANENVHVNTCESHGSLLRPWLSPHRGISKDKLTQYLRAFQLRRKLLRKPGREALKHAIKATL, from the coding sequence ATGATCCCGCTAGATGTGTTTGGGTCGGAATCGGTCGCAGCGGACCTGTTAGAGCAGGTTCGCTGGCGTAACGGTGTTACTTGCCCTCGCTGCCGTTCTGACCTGACGGTCAAGAACGGTAGCTATGGGCACTTTCAGCGCTATCTCTGTAAGAATTGCGACCGCACGTTCAACGACAAGACCGGCACAATCTTCGCCCATTCGAAAGTCGCACTCAGAAAGTGGCTGTTCTCGATTTACGCGTTTCTCCGGTTTAACACGAGTCTTCGTCAACTTCAGATAGAGATCGACGTCCAGTACAAAACGATCTATCAGCGCGTCGAGCGCTTCACGAAGGCGCTTGATGCACCTTCGCTTGACCTTGTCGGACCGGTCGAAATCGATGAAGTCTACGTTTCTGCAGGGCTGAAAGGCCGCGAGCGCGACCAAGAGTCGCGCTCGCGTGGCCTGTCCACGCGTGGGCGAGGAACGTACGAGCAGGACAAACCGCCGGTGTTCACGATCGTCGATCGTGGCACCGGCGACCGATACGTGATCCCAGCGAAATCAGCCGACGAATCGACGATTCGGCTCCTTCTCGAAAACCGTCAGAAGGAGCCACTGACCGTCTACACTGACGGATTTCGTGCCTACGATCCACTGGCCGAGGACGACGCATTCGACCGCGAATACGTCGTCCACGGCGACGGCGAATACGCCAACGAAAACGTACACGTCAACACCTGCGAGAGCCACGGATCGCTGCTGCGACCGTGGCTCTCGCCTCATCGAGGCATCTCAAAAGACAAGCTCACACAGTATCTCCGAGCGTTCCAACTTCGACGAAAGCTACTGCGGAAACCAGGGAGAGAAGCGCTCAAACACGCTATCAAAGCGACGCTATGA
- a CDS encoding transposase, translating into MSRDSRKKRPELSEKTVVAVDQFTKHVGTVQRRGWYPIGSNPSIETATSWKSVTVLGAVTDDGDSFFC; encoded by the coding sequence ATTTCAAGAGACAGCCGAAAAAAACGACCCGAACTGAGCGAGAAAACCGTCGTTGCCGTCGACCAGTTTACCAAACACGTCGGAACCGTTCAGCGGCGTGGATGGTATCCGATCGGCTCAAATCCGTCAATAGAGACTGCAACATCTTGGAAGTCGGTGACAGTACTAGGCGCGGTCACCGACGACGGTGACAGCTTCTTCTGCTGA